One window of the Periophthalmus magnuspinnatus isolate fPerMag1 chromosome 6, fPerMag1.2.pri, whole genome shotgun sequence genome contains the following:
- the accs gene encoding 1-aminocyclopropane-1-carboxylate synthase-like protein 1, translating to MDFRNKKHERGSNWTDPEIVELLQLWSDDSVQLELESSLRNQRVFDRIARALQDRGVFRTGDQCREKIKKMRLEYRRIKDNHKTRSWKFFDVIDRVLSSRPSITYSSMGGTVVAQHVYPNQGGAEGFHTTVPASSFGPPSTGGFLFGHPLKQDPLDIKCENVDESVVNSSVAPPEMYYGSGDDQETDVQSVTGQEATGQEDRPVTPTISPSGLSDANSSCSVADTQAGSVSQERHFTEAPYYTLSSVRPKKRKGSAKTRHGNKTSSAANHKGLDRALVSFLKWQQVTEERLLSLEEARLERELQAEERREQREEQRAEKERQHELRLFSMLTGTLGATGRRAAAGDEPTDDPGTAPGGFMPQRLPHSQSKKTHASVKACEGAKNATSTQRRGYLSNRGNSIRQHQGILQEGFLQYGVDRYHETDNPSGIVNLGTSENKLCYDLLLKRLTKPDMPLINSSLLQYGDWTGHKFLREEVARFLTDYCCSPRPLKAENVVVMNGCGSLFSCVATVICDPKDAVLIPTPFYGVITEDLDLYADVKLFHVPLDCEENESGCRPFHLTVDKLEEGLKRAKQEGITIRAVILMNPHNPLAEIYTHTEIKAFLEFAKRNELHVIVDEVYMLTIFDESAVFSSVLNMESLPDPQRTHVMWGMSKDFAMAGIRIGTLYTENTELVEALAQLGSFHGIPGPTQHQVAQLLQDRDWINNEFLPENRSRLKSSHSLLTKELKSLGIPFLDRPAALFVWADLRKYLREFTFEDELSLWRCFLRHKVVLSCGQAFSCSTPGWFRIVFADQQRHLELGLRRFKEALKEIEETQSCPGSSSIKRPIEELGKSAKAENSESDNSAFVNSLPSPRSKSPDTLRENGAPLADDRLDVLIGTLRHQMRASDWLQKNTPELTAGDDPQILDGFQALLQKARK from the exons ATGGACTTTCGTAACAAAAAGCACGAGCGGGGCAGTAACTGGACGGACCCTGAGATCGTGGAGCTGCTGCAGCTCTGGTCAGATGACTCGGTGCAGCTGGAGCTCGAGAGCTCTCTGCGCAACCAGCGCGTGTTTGACCGCATCGCGCGCGCGCTGCAGGACAGGGGCGTGTTCAGGACCGGGGACCAGTGCAGAGAGAAGATCAAGAAGATGAGACTGGAGTACAGGCGCATCAAGGACAACCACAAGACGCGCTCCTGGAAGTTCTTTGACGTGATAGACAGAGTGCTGAGCAGCCGTCCCTCCATCACTTACTCCTCTATGGGCGGGACAGTGGTGGCTCAGCACGTGTATCCAAACCAGGGGGGCGCAGAGGGCTTCCACACCACTGTCCCCGCCAGCTCCTTCGGCCCACCCTCCACTGGGGGCTTCCTGTTTGGCCACCCTCTCAAACAGGACCCTCTGGACATAAAGTGTGAAAATGTGGATGAGAGCGTGGTGAACTCCAGTGTGGCTCCTCCAGAGATGTACTACGGGTCAGGAGACGACCAGGAGACAGATGTGCAGAGCGTGACGGGGCAGGAGGCGACAGGTCAAGAGGACAGACCTGTGACTCCAACCATTTCACCTTCAG gtttaagTGACGCAAACTCATCGTGCTCGGTCGCAGACACACAGGCCGGCTCTGTATCTCAAGAGCGACACTTCACCGAGGCGCCCTATTACACCTTATCCAGCGTAAGACCCAAGAAGCGAAAGGGGAGCGCTAAAACCCGACACGGCAACAAAACCAGTTCCGCTGCGAACCACAAAGGCCTGGACCGTGCCTTGGTGAGCTTCCTGAAGTGGCAGCAGGTCACGGAGGAGCGGCTGTTGTCTTTGGAAGAGGCTCGGCTGGAGAGGGAGCTGcaggcggaggagaggagggagcagagggaggagcagagggcagaGAAGGAGAGGCAGCACGAGCTCCGCCTCTTCAGCATGCTCACGGGGACGCTGGGGGCAACCGGGCGGAGAGCGGCGGCCGGAGACGAGCCGACAGATGATCCGGGGACGGCGCCGGGCGGGTTTATGCCTCAGCGGCTTCCTCACAGTCAgagtaaaaagacacatgcgTCCGTCAAGGCGTGCGAAGGCGCAAAGAACGCGACGAGCACACAACGGAGAGGTTATCTGTCTAATAGAGGGAACAGTATCCGACAGCACCAGGGGATTCTGCAGGAGGGATTTCTACAGTACGGGGTGGATAGATATCACGAGACTGATAACCCAAGT GGCATCGTAAACCTCGGCACAAGTGAGAACAAGCTGTGTTACGATCTCCTGCTCAAGCGC ctgaCCAAGCCTGACATGCCACTTATTAACTCGTCTTTACTGCAGTATGGAGACTGGACGGGACACAAGTT CCTGCGGGAGGAGGTGGCACGATTCTTGACCGACTATTGCTGTTCTCCACGTCCGCTAAAGGCTGAGAAT GTGGTGGTGATGAACGGTTGTGGCTCCCTCTTTTCATGCGTTGCCACTGTGATCTGTGATCCTAAAG ACGCCGTTCTCATCCCCACGCCTTTCTACGGTGTGATCACGGAGGACCTGGACTTGTACGCCGACGTTAAACTGTTTCACGTGCCTTTGGACTGTGAG GAAAATGAAAGTGGCTGTCGACCGTTCCATCTCACTGTTGACAAATTGGAGGAAGGATTGAAGAGAGCGAAACAAGAG GGAATTACAATCCGAGCTGTCATCTTGATGAATCCACACAATCCTCTGGCTGAGATCTACACTCACACTGAGATAAAAGCCTTCTTAGAGTTTGCCAAAAG AAATGAGCTCCATGTCATTGTGGATGAGGTGTATATGCTGACAATCTTCGACGAATCCGCGGTATTTTCAAGTGTCCTTAACATGGAAAG TTTGCCCGACCCTCAGAGGACTCACGTGATGTGGGGGATGAGTAAG GACTTTGCGATGGCGGGGATCCGCATAGGCACTCTGTACACGGAGAACACGGAGCTGGTCGAAGCTTTGGCTCAGCTCGGCTCTTTCCATGGGATCCCTGGACCTACTCAGCACCAGGTCGCACAGCTGTTGCAGGATCGAG ACTGGATCAACAATGAATTTCTACCTGAAAACAGAAGCAGGCTGAAGAGCTCTCACAGTTTGTTGACAAAGGAGCTTAAGAGTTTAGGGATCCCGTTCTTGGACCGACCTGCAGCTTTGTTTGTGTGGGCTGACCTCAGGAAG tACCTGAGGGAGTTCACGTTCGAGGATGAACTTTCTCTCTGGAGATGCTTCCTCAGACACAAAGTGGTGCTGAGCTGTGGCCAGGCCTTCTCCTGCTCCACTCCGGGATGGTTCCGCATCGTATTTGCAGAccaacagcgccacctagagCTCG gctTGAGGCGATTTAAAGAAGCTCTGAAAGAAATCGAAGAGACACAATCCTGCCCCGGCTCCAGCTCCATCAAAAGGCCCATTGAGGAACTCGGAAAATCAGCCAAAGCAGAAAACAGCGAGTCCGACAATTCAGCGTTTGTCAATTCTCTCCCATCTCCCCGAAGCAAGTCACCAGACACTTTGAGAGAGAACGGCGCCCCTCTGGCCGACGACAGACTGGACGTTCTGATCGGGACGCTGCGGCACCAAATGAGGgcgtctgattggctgcagaaaaacaccccagAACTTACAGCCGGAGACGACCCGCAGATTCTCGATGGATTTCAGGCGCTGCTGCAAAAAGCCAGGAAGTAA